The following are encoded together in the Myxococcales bacterium genome:
- a CDS encoding acyl-CoA dehydrogenase family protein, producing MEFLARLLGTERVVVDDLPSFWRATGPLTREAVAIDRALLLGAAADRLGFAFAGGYAAALRGLVPELGETPTCLCATEAGGNHPRAIETRLTAASTGFVLDGHKRWATLGSLAEQALCVAKRGERDGRPDLVLVRVSLHAPGVLLESMPETAFVPEIPHASLRFEKVQVGADDVLPGDGYARYLKPFRTLEDLHVHAALLGYLLGVARRYAWPAAELERLLVLACAARDLARADATSPSMHLALGGLLERTAASLVSADALWAQVDGAESARFVRDRPLLGVAGKAREARQKRARESLGLLD from the coding sequence ATGGAGTTTTTGGCCAGACTGCTCGGCACCGAACGGGTGGTCGTCGACGACCTGCCGAGCTTCTGGCGCGCGACCGGGCCCCTCACGCGGGAAGCCGTCGCCATCGACCGTGCGCTCTTGCTCGGCGCAGCGGCGGATCGCCTGGGGTTCGCCTTTGCCGGTGGTTATGCGGCGGCGCTCCGGGGGTTGGTCCCGGAGCTCGGTGAGACTCCCACGTGCCTGTGCGCGACCGAGGCCGGGGGCAACCATCCGCGAGCGATCGAGACGCGGCTCACGGCCGCTTCAACGGGCTTTGTGCTCGACGGACACAAACGCTGGGCCACCCTCGGGTCGCTGGCAGAGCAGGCGCTGTGTGTTGCAAAGCGTGGAGAGCGCGACGGACGCCCCGACCTCGTGCTGGTGCGGGTCTCGCTGCATGCGCCCGGTGTGCTGCTCGAGTCGATGCCGGAGACGGCATTCGTGCCGGAGATCCCTCACGCGAGCTTGCGATTCGAGAAGGTGCAGGTCGGAGCGGACGACGTCCTGCCCGGCGACGGTTACGCCCGGTACCTCAAGCCGTTTCGCACACTGGAGGATCTGCACGTGCACGCGGCGCTGCTCGGTTACTTGCTGGGAGTCGCCCGCCGATATGCCTGGCCCGCCGCCGAGCTCGAGCGCCTGCTGGTGCTGGCGTGCGCGGCCCGCGATCTCGCCCGAGCCGACGCCACTTCGCCGTCGATGCACCTCGCGCTCGGGGGGCTCTTGGAGAGGACCGCCGCGTCGCTCGTGTCCGCCGACGCACTCTGGGCGCAGGTGGATGGGGCCGAAAGTGCGCGTTTCGTCCGGGATCGGCCCCTGCTTGGCGTGGCCGGCAAGGCCCGGGAAGCGCGGCAGAAGCGCGCGCGCGAGTCCCTCGGACTGCTCGACTGA
- a CDS encoding NAD-dependent epimerase/dehydratase family protein, with product MKVVVTGGSGQLGALVLTRLLANRKIKRIVSLDLVPPPVAGAKLDWKIADLTDPGLDRHLEGADALLHFAFVVAKRMPRERMRAVNVEGSRRMFEHAAARGVKTIVYSSSMSAYGDQPDRREPFSEDSPRTRWTALPYADDKFEVEAFLDQFEPAHPEIRLVRLRPAILVGRRINHELARSLSSRVLVAVTAAPMPLVWDEDVADAAMSALLGEARGAFNLAADEQLSAHELARLTGFRLIRLPKTLFSALSPVMERLADTDPSWFRAADVRLPASSEKAKRELSWNPRCKTVTEVLRNFDAVTPRRLDRRLALYFRLIDLVGRRAPADLPEEARRLNLEIHLDLTGPRGGDFRWKLEAGTVRLGPGMPRPPDATLTLSPDTLLALLVGDDDVSSARMAGRLRVIGEPQAGLVFAGLITYFKNAVQKPGVDGAVARGFSRWFSSGLGHKEQAS from the coding sequence TTGAAGGTCGTCGTAACGGGAGGGTCCGGACAGCTGGGCGCGCTGGTGCTGACGCGGTTGCTGGCCAACCGGAAGATCAAGCGCATCGTGTCCCTCGACCTGGTCCCGCCGCCCGTTGCCGGTGCCAAGCTCGACTGGAAGATTGCGGATTTGACCGACCCGGGGCTCGACCGACACCTCGAAGGTGCCGACGCGCTCTTGCACTTTGCGTTCGTCGTCGCGAAGCGCATGCCGCGGGAGCGCATGCGGGCCGTCAACGTCGAGGGCAGTCGGCGCATGTTCGAGCACGCGGCAGCAAGAGGCGTGAAGACCATCGTCTACAGCTCGAGCATGTCCGCCTACGGCGATCAGCCGGACCGCCGTGAGCCTTTCTCGGAAGACTCGCCGCGCACACGCTGGACGGCGCTGCCCTACGCCGACGACAAGTTCGAGGTCGAGGCGTTCCTCGACCAGTTCGAGCCCGCGCACCCGGAGATCCGACTGGTGAGGCTGCGGCCGGCGATCCTCGTCGGCCGGCGGATCAACCACGAGCTCGCCCGCTCGCTCTCGTCGCGGGTGCTGGTCGCGGTCACAGCCGCTCCCATGCCGCTCGTGTGGGACGAGGACGTGGCCGACGCGGCGATGTCGGCACTGCTGGGCGAAGCGCGCGGCGCGTTCAATCTGGCGGCAGACGAGCAGCTGTCGGCGCACGAGCTCGCGCGCCTCACCGGATTTCGGCTGATTCGCCTGCCGAAGACCTTGTTCTCGGCGCTTTCCCCCGTGATGGAGCGTCTTGCCGACACCGACCCCTCGTGGTTCAGGGCGGCGGACGTCCGCCTCCCTGCCAGCAGCGAAAAAGCCAAACGCGAGCTGTCGTGGAACCCCCGCTGCAAGACCGTCACCGAGGTGCTCCGGAACTTCGACGCCGTCACGCCGCGGCGGCTCGACCGTCGGCTCGCGCTCTACTTTCGCCTGATCGACCTGGTGGGGCGGCGCGCGCCGGCGGATCTGCCCGAGGAGGCACGGCGGCTGAACCTCGAGATCCACCTCGATCTCACGGGGCCTCGCGGGGGAGACTTTCGCTGGAAGCTCGAGGCCGGCACGGTGCGGCTCGGTCCCGGCATGCCACGCCCGCCCGACGCTACGCTGACACTCTCACCGGACACGCTGCTCGCGCTTCTGGTCGGCGACGACGACGTGTCGAGCGCTCGTATGGCGGGTCGCTTGCGGGTGATCGGAGAACCGCAGGCGGGCTTGGTGTTTGCCGGGCTCATCACCTATTTCAAAAACGCGGTGCAAAAACCCGGCGTCGACGGCGCGGTCGCGCGGGGATTTAGCCGCTGGTTCAGCTCGGGCCTCGGCCACAAGGAGCAAGCGTCGTGA
- a CDS encoding DUF3570 domain-containing protein, producing the protein MNRRHGIGALVAAAVLEAALASAEPGNVRWQTRAEVAGYSDSDHVAVLTPSLAAGAKASSLALAVEGSYLVDIVSAASVDIVSAASPRWNEVRHAGTLVASYDPGPFGLSLSGGTSVEPDYVSLAGGISGRYAFARKNVTLSAGYTYEHDVAGRTTTPFSVYALRLDRHQLSAGLEIVLGRATTLNPTVDLSFDSGRQEKPYRWLPLFDESVVDQVPAGASVERVNQLRLPGRVAEHLPDTRQRYAASARLAHRFSASTLILWDRVYLDSWGLGATTADLRWTFDLSRRLSVWPHLRFHGQDGVSFWRHAYVGRISAAQVTVPDLRTGDRELGPLWTLTAGPGAKLDVGGTDPERASVSLEFDGSYTDFRDTLYIEHRWSALVVAGFSLRFQ; encoded by the coding sequence GTGAATCGCCGCCATGGCATAGGCGCGCTCGTCGCAGCCGCAGTCCTCGAAGCCGCGCTAGCCTCTGCCGAACCGGGCAACGTGCGCTGGCAGACCCGCGCGGAGGTCGCGGGTTATTCCGACTCCGACCACGTCGCGGTCTTGACGCCGTCGCTCGCGGCAGGCGCCAAGGCCTCGAGTCTCGCGCTGGCGGTCGAGGGCAGCTACCTCGTCGACATCGTGTCGGCCGCGTCCGTGGACATCGTGTCGGCCGCGAGCCCGCGCTGGAACGAGGTGCGCCACGCCGGCACACTGGTCGCCTCCTACGACCCGGGCCCGTTCGGGCTGTCCCTCTCCGGCGGCACGAGTGTCGAGCCGGACTACGTCTCGCTGGCCGGCGGAATTTCGGGCCGCTACGCCTTCGCTCGGAAGAACGTCACACTCTCGGCCGGCTACACCTACGAACACGACGTCGCTGGGCGGACCACCACACCCTTCTCCGTGTACGCGCTTCGGCTCGATCGCCACCAGCTGTCGGCGGGCCTGGAGATCGTGCTCGGTCGAGCCACCACTCTGAACCCGACGGTGGATCTCTCGTTCGACTCCGGGCGCCAGGAGAAACCCTATCGCTGGCTGCCGCTGTTCGACGAAAGCGTCGTGGATCAGGTTCCGGCGGGCGCCTCCGTCGAGCGTGTGAATCAGCTGAGGCTGCCTGGCCGCGTCGCCGAACACCTGCCGGATACTCGTCAACGCTACGCCGCGAGCGCACGCCTTGCCCATCGCTTCAGCGCCTCGACGCTGATCCTCTGGGACCGCGTCTACCTCGACAGCTGGGGGCTCGGCGCCACGACGGCGGATCTGCGCTGGACCTTCGACCTTTCCCGGCGGCTGTCGGTGTGGCCGCACCTGCGGTTCCACGGCCAAGACGGCGTGTCGTTCTGGCGCCACGCCTACGTGGGTCGGATCTCCGCGGCGCAGGTCACGGTGCCCGATCTCCGGACCGGAGATCGCGAGCTCGGCCCGCTCTGGACCCTGACGGCAGGCCCCGGTGCAAAGCTCGACGTCGGCGGCACGGACCCCGAGCGCGCGAGCGTCAGCCTGGAGTTCGACGGCAGCTACACGGATTTTCGGGACACGCTCTACATCGAACATCGCTGGAGCGCGCTGGTCGTGGCAGGCTTTTCTTTGAGGTTTCAGTGA
- a CDS encoding amidase codes for MFELPPGRIRGRALRALVKLVRNTPAKLATAQVLRGQLGINALRTLGAEARGDQPFSGAPVIARCDHRRPSAGLGVPTVGDWPRTIDGYVRAFGSGRTNPEELTRRALAAATRLAKLTPSLGPLLDRNDERALESARRSAELLGQGKPRSRLEGIPIAIKEEVNVFGLPTRVGTGFLPRNPATEDSVPVRRLREAGAVILGTTPMTEYGMSPLGGNVHRVMPRNAHQSGRLPGGSSSGSGVAVATGVVPVALGADGGGSIRIPAAYNGVFGIKPTFGRVPVVGHGVAGGSSVVHLGPIGASTHDLAVFLENASGADDRDPSSVGQPPLDRGELLDAIGRGVRGLRIGVDDDEWASASPEVQAQCREALSALEREGATLVPIGIRLAKHAAPIGYLSIGLEFFTNLADVRREHMDELGLDLQLLLSNLETFQADDYLDGQRLRTELRREVAAILANVDVMMLPTTATTAPVIEDRDLQDGFVDPAALDAACRFAFLGNLTGCPAGTAPVGMDSNGLPIGVQVIGDAWDEAAVLQVLAHLERTGVARVRRPAAGIDLLSS; via the coding sequence ATGTTCGAGCTACCGCCAGGCCGCATCAGGGGTCGTGCACTTCGCGCGTTGGTGAAGTTGGTCCGCAACACACCGGCGAAGCTGGCGACCGCACAGGTGCTGCGCGGGCAGCTGGGGATCAACGCGCTGCGCACGCTGGGCGCCGAGGCCCGCGGCGATCAGCCCTTCAGCGGGGCGCCGGTCATCGCACGCTGTGACCACCGCCGGCCTTCCGCGGGACTCGGCGTACCGACCGTCGGCGACTGGCCCCGCACCATCGACGGCTACGTTCGCGCCTTCGGGTCCGGCCGCACGAACCCCGAGGAGCTGACGCGCCGCGCGCTGGCTGCCGCGACCCGCCTCGCCAAGCTAACCCCGAGCCTCGGGCCGCTGCTCGATCGCAACGACGAACGAGCGCTGGAGAGCGCCCGGCGGAGCGCCGAGCTGCTCGGGCAAGGCAAGCCGCGCAGCCGGCTCGAAGGCATCCCCATCGCGATCAAGGAAGAGGTGAACGTCTTCGGCCTGCCAACCCGGGTCGGTACGGGTTTTTTGCCGCGCAATCCGGCGACCGAGGACTCCGTGCCGGTGCGTCGCCTGCGCGAAGCTGGAGCAGTGATCCTCGGCACGACGCCCATGACCGAGTACGGCATGTCGCCGCTCGGCGGGAACGTACATCGCGTGATGCCGCGTAACGCCCATCAGAGCGGGCGTTTGCCCGGAGGCAGCTCCAGCGGCTCCGGCGTTGCTGTGGCGACGGGTGTGGTGCCCGTGGCGCTCGGGGCCGACGGCGGCGGGTCGATTCGCATCCCGGCCGCGTACAACGGCGTCTTCGGCATCAAGCCGACCTTTGGGCGCGTGCCCGTGGTCGGTCACGGCGTGGCGGGCGGCTCCAGCGTCGTCCACCTCGGGCCCATCGGCGCCTCGACCCACGACCTGGCAGTGTTTCTCGAGAACGCGAGCGGTGCCGACGATCGAGATCCATCTTCGGTGGGTCAACCCCCGCTCGATCGCGGCGAGTTGTTGGACGCCATCGGCCGCGGAGTGCGGGGCCTGCGCATCGGCGTCGACGACGACGAATGGGCAAGCGCGAGCCCGGAGGTGCAAGCCCAATGCCGCGAGGCCCTGTCCGCGCTCGAACGCGAAGGCGCCACGCTGGTACCGATCGGGATTCGGCTGGCCAAACACGCGGCTCCAATTGGATACCTGAGCATCGGGCTCGAGTTCTTCACCAACCTGGCCGACGTCCGCCGAGAGCACATGGACGAGCTCGGGCTGGATCTGCAGCTGCTGCTCTCGAACCTGGAGACCTTTCAAGCCGACGACTACCTGGACGGGCAGCGACTGCGAACCGAGCTTCGGCGGGAGGTGGCCGCGATCCTCGCCAACGTCGACGTCATGATGCTCCCCACCACGGCGACGACCGCGCCCGTGATCGAAGACCGAGACCTGCAAGACGGCTTCGTCGACCCGGCGGCACTCGACGCGGCCTGCCGCTTTGCTTTCCTCGGCAACCTCACCGGTTGCCCCGCCGGCACGGCGCCAGTCGGCATGGACTCGAACGGCCTGCCAATCGGGGTGCAGGTCATCGGTGACGCGTGGGACGAGGCAGCCGTGTTGCAGGTGCTCGCGCATCTCGAGCGCACCGGCGTCGCTCGGGTCCGACGTCCGGCCGCCGGCATCGATCTTCTGTCGAGCTGA
- a CDS encoding VWA domain-containing protein — MKNSKQRLGSVFTATLGILAFSALPAACGSDSGGGSAGSGTGAVSGGGAGGGAADSGVGGGSGGISFGGGGSGGGLNLDSGSGGFSGDSGSCAAESQTADLVPLDLYIMLDRSGSMLTNGGWGPVKTALDGFVADTASAGIGVGLAYFPGSPECMVGTYSNAAVPIAALPGNAQPISTSLAATAPGGQTPTLPAMKGAVDAMSAWLLLNPTHTGVIVLATDGIPNNCGSTVDNVAAVAQAALNDNPKILTFVIGVGTELTSLDKIAQSGGTNKAFLVDTTGNVTQQFIAALNAIRGGSIACEYLIPKPEGGTIDPGKVNVQYTPGNGGAPETFPKVDNEAACGSADGWYYDNPSSPTKVILCKAACDKAKQDSKATVSVAFGCKTVVK, encoded by the coding sequence ATGAAAAATTCGAAGCAGAGGTTGGGCTCGGTGTTCACCGCGACCCTGGGCATCCTGGCGTTCAGCGCGCTGCCCGCCGCGTGCGGAAGTGACAGCGGCGGCGGCAGTGCAGGCTCCGGCACCGGCGCCGTCAGCGGTGGGGGCGCGGGCGGTGGCGCGGCCGACTCCGGGGTCGGCGGCGGCTCGGGAGGGATCTCCTTCGGCGGCGGCGGAAGCGGTGGCGGCTTGAACCTCGACAGCGGCAGCGGCGGCTTCAGCGGGGACTCCGGCAGCTGCGCGGCCGAGAGCCAGACCGCGGATCTGGTGCCCCTCGACCTCTACATCATGCTCGATCGCTCCGGCTCGATGCTGACGAACGGCGGCTGGGGACCGGTGAAGACCGCGCTCGACGGCTTCGTCGCCGACACGGCATCGGCGGGCATCGGCGTCGGGCTTGCCTATTTCCCAGGCTCGCCCGAATGCATGGTGGGTACCTACTCGAACGCAGCGGTTCCGATCGCGGCTCTACCGGGGAACGCCCAGCCCATTTCGACGTCCCTCGCGGCCACCGCGCCGGGCGGACAGACGCCGACTTTGCCGGCGATGAAGGGCGCCGTGGACGCAATGAGCGCGTGGTTGCTACTGAACCCGACGCACACCGGAGTCATCGTGCTCGCTACCGATGGCATCCCCAACAACTGCGGCAGCACCGTCGACAATGTCGCGGCCGTCGCTCAGGCTGCGCTGAACGACAACCCGAAGATCCTCACCTTCGTGATCGGCGTCGGCACCGAGCTGACCAGCCTGGACAAGATCGCTCAGTCCGGCGGTACGAACAAGGCGTTCCTGGTCGACACGACCGGTAACGTCACGCAGCAGTTCATCGCGGCCCTGAACGCGATCCGCGGCGGCTCCATCGCCTGTGAGTATCTGATCCCGAAGCCCGAAGGCGGCACGATCGATCCCGGCAAGGTCAACGTCCAGTACACCCCCGGAAACGGCGGCGCGCCGGAGACGTTCCCCAAAGTCGACAACGAGGCCGCGTGCGGCAGCGCCGACGGTTGGTACTACGACAACCCGAGCTCTCCGACCAAGGTCATCTTGTGCAAGGCAGCCTGTGACAAGGCCAAACAAGACTCCAAGGCCACGGTCAGCGTCGCGTTCGGTTGCAAGACAGTCGTGAAGTGA
- a CDS encoding polyhydroxyalkanoic acid system family protein has protein sequence MKHVVPHGLGFDTAKKVAEAALVSYKERFAQYNPNGRWLTEKKAEITFRVKGISLAGALEVNERDIQMDLEVPFMLRPFKGKAIGLIEEEIKKWIEKAKRGEI, from the coding sequence ATGAAGCACGTCGTGCCGCACGGCTTGGGATTCGACACGGCCAAGAAGGTCGCTGAAGCCGCCCTGGTGTCTTACAAGGAGCGCTTCGCGCAGTACAACCCGAACGGGCGCTGGCTGACCGAGAAGAAGGCCGAGATCACCTTCCGTGTGAAGGGGATCTCACTCGCCGGTGCGCTCGAGGTCAACGAGCGGGACATCCAGATGGATCTCGAGGTGCCGTTCATGCTGCGCCCTTTCAAGGGCAAGGCCATCGGGCTGATCGAAGAAGAGATCAAGAAGTGGATCGAGAAGGCCAAGCGCGGCGAGATCTGA
- a CDS encoding serine/threonine protein kinase, giving the protein MGADDVFGIVGTTQAGAYQVEEVVAEGGFAVVYRAYHSAFRAQVALKCLKVPDSLGTQHYQEFLERFREEGELLFRLSSSTPAVVRPLHVGTLEGTDRFVPFIALEWLDGRTLDGLIEDRNRRFEPPLSLKEVLRLLTPVARALDRAHHFPGENGEVCILHRDMKPENVFISELHGERSAKILDFGIGKVKSVATQMVGHQSTQGDGIVAFTPAFGTPEQWLPKRFGQTGPWTDVFGLALTVLNALTGRFSFEGDQAALLGSTIDPGRRPTPRAEGVDVPDEVERVFAKAVAVDPRDRYQDVGEFWTDLHRAAGVREGAASIVPPAPGPFGAQPLLVSVRPDPMAMTRPAGVGVLDPGLAAEPARKAEVPDLELGIRAPRQAPAARAAAPSAPAKITLARDSSGGAVSSAGFGGGYLEDPDEIGPPDRMAAAPQSLGLGGPMDGIGLSPRSAPIRSGPARYGANDPMPGASTERLKERLRGPVQLVGVGILIMAADFAYSQYSGELFAVGPVRPLWVAGPLVVAGILLAVSRIAQQAR; this is encoded by the coding sequence ATGGGCGCGGATGACGTCTTCGGCATCGTCGGTACGACGCAAGCAGGCGCGTACCAGGTGGAAGAGGTCGTCGCCGAAGGTGGCTTCGCGGTGGTGTACCGGGCGTACCACAGCGCGTTCCGTGCGCAGGTCGCGCTGAAATGCCTCAAGGTTCCGGACTCTCTCGGGACGCAGCACTACCAGGAATTCCTGGAGCGCTTTCGCGAGGAAGGGGAGCTGTTGTTTCGCTTGTCGAGCTCCACTCCGGCGGTCGTGCGCCCACTGCACGTCGGCACGCTGGAAGGTACGGATCGCTTCGTGCCGTTCATTGCGCTCGAGTGGCTGGACGGCCGAACGCTCGACGGCCTCATCGAAGACCGCAATCGCCGCTTCGAACCGCCGCTGAGCCTCAAGGAAGTATTACGCCTGCTCACGCCCGTTGCGCGCGCACTCGACCGCGCTCACCACTTTCCGGGAGAGAACGGCGAGGTCTGCATCCTGCACCGGGACATGAAACCCGAGAACGTCTTCATCTCGGAATTGCACGGCGAGCGGTCCGCCAAGATCCTCGACTTCGGGATCGGCAAAGTGAAGAGCGTCGCCACACAGATGGTCGGCCATCAGTCGACTCAGGGGGACGGCATCGTCGCGTTCACCCCTGCGTTCGGCACGCCAGAGCAGTGGCTGCCGAAGCGCTTTGGTCAGACGGGCCCGTGGACCGATGTCTTCGGGTTGGCGCTGACGGTGCTCAACGCGTTGACGGGCAGATTTTCGTTCGAGGGAGATCAGGCCGCGTTGCTCGGGTCTACCATCGATCCCGGGAGGCGCCCGACGCCGCGGGCCGAGGGGGTCGACGTTCCGGACGAGGTGGAGCGGGTGTTTGCCAAGGCGGTCGCGGTCGACCCGCGGGACCGTTATCAGGACGTGGGTGAGTTTTGGACCGACTTGCACCGCGCTGCTGGGGTACGGGAGGGCGCCGCGTCCATCGTGCCCCCGGCTCCAGGACCGTTTGGCGCGCAGCCGCTGCTCGTTTCGGTGAGGCCCGATCCAATGGCGATGACGCGGCCCGCAGGCGTGGGCGTGCTCGACCCCGGGCTCGCTGCCGAGCCGGCGCGGAAGGCGGAGGTCCCCGATCTGGAGCTCGGGATCCGGGCGCCGAGGCAGGCACCCGCCGCGCGTGCCGCGGCGCCCAGCGCGCCGGCAAAGATCACTCTCGCGCGTGACAGTTCCGGCGGCGCGGTCTCGTCCGCGGGCTTCGGTGGTGGGTACCTCGAGGACCCGGACGAGATCGGTCCCCCCGATCGCATGGCCGCGGCGCCGCAGTCGTTGGGGCTGGGCGGGCCCATGGACGGCATTGGCCTGTCGCCTCGCTCTGCACCGATCCGCTCCGGGCCCGCGCGTTATGGCGCGAACGATCCCATGCCGGGCGCGAGCACCGAGCGGCTCAAGGAGCGCTTGCGTGGTCCGGTGCAACTGGTGGGCGTCGGCATTCTGATCATGGCTGCGGATTTCGCCTACTCGCAGTACTCCGGTGAGCTCTTCGCCGTCGGACCGGTGCGACCGCTGTGGGTGGCAGGCCCGCTGGTCGTCGCCGGCATCTTGCTGGCAGTCTCCCGGATCGCGCAGCAAGCCCGCTGA
- a CDS encoding LLM class flavin-dependent oxidoreductase: MKFSLFYEMQISDPTAQTEAQMFRDCLEQAVLADAIGYHSIWAVEHHGLREYSHSSAPEIFLSFVAAKTRRIRIGHGVTLLPFRYNHPLRIAERIATLDILSEGRLSWGSGKSSSLVEQDAFENDKSTLHEQWLEAVRMIPRMWSEDVFSHDGRFFKVPPTQVVPKPVQRPHPPMFAACTKPDSAANVGRLGLGALNFAVGSDDYLAEKVSEYRKAVANAEPVGLAVTNHFACTPATLVLEDDKKACQYGFRGARFFTEALFRYYSGGDRPLGRLPIPREFMREADLASAMAVRNSPDDQMNVLCGDPAFACEYIERFIEIGVDELILIMQLGTVPHELIMESIRTFGEKVLPKFG, from the coding sequence GTGAAGTTTTCGCTCTTCTACGAGATGCAGATCTCAGATCCCACGGCCCAGACCGAGGCCCAGATGTTTCGGGACTGTCTGGAGCAGGCAGTGCTCGCGGACGCCATCGGTTACCACTCCATCTGGGCGGTCGAGCACCATGGCCTGCGCGAGTACTCCCACTCGAGCGCGCCGGAGATCTTCTTGTCCTTCGTGGCCGCCAAGACCCGCCGCATCCGCATCGGGCACGGCGTGACCCTGTTGCCCTTCCGGTACAACCATCCGCTGCGCATCGCCGAGCGGATCGCGACGCTGGACATCTTGAGTGAGGGCAGATTGAGCTGGGGCTCCGGCAAGAGCTCGTCCCTGGTCGAGCAGGACGCGTTCGAGAACGACAAGAGCACCCTCCACGAGCAGTGGCTCGAGGCGGTACGGATGATCCCGCGCATGTGGAGCGAAGACGTGTTCAGTCACGACGGGCGTTTCTTCAAGGTCCCACCGACCCAGGTGGTCCCAAAACCCGTGCAGCGCCCGCACCCGCCGATGTTCGCGGCCTGCACCAAACCCGACTCCGCAGCCAACGTCGGCAGGCTCGGCCTCGGCGCGCTGAACTTCGCGGTGGGAAGCGACGACTACCTGGCCGAGAAGGTCAGTGAGTACCGGAAGGCCGTGGCCAACGCCGAGCCGGTGGGCCTCGCGGTCACGAATCACTTTGCTTGCACACCGGCGACGTTGGTCCTGGAGGACGACAAGAAGGCCTGTCAGTACGGCTTTCGCGGGGCGCGCTTCTTCACGGAGGCGCTGTTTCGTTACTACTCCGGTGGGGATCGGCCGCTGGGGCGACTGCCGATTCCGAGAGAGTTCATGCGGGAAGCGGATCTGGCGTCGGCGATGGCCGTGCGCAACAGCCCCGACGATCAGATGAACGTGCTGTGTGGGGATCCGGCGTTCGCGTGTGAGTACATCGAGCGCTTCATCGAGATCGGCGTGGACGAGCTGATCTTGATCATGCAGCTTGGCACGGTGCCCCACGAGCTGATCATGGAGTCGATCAGGACCTTTGGTGAGAAGGTCTTGCCGAAGTTTGGCTAG
- a CDS encoding endonuclease/exonuclease/phosphatase family protein — MATLNIWNKSGPWPLRRELIRRDLAALSPDVLGLQEVLRLAGDDAGAVGPQADQAAELALGLGYEIAFAPAMSYGGGLLFGNALLSRHPLREQAHFPLPERDAHEARVLLYSLVETPHGLLPVFVTHLNWKLHHGSIRLAQVRFIVDKIFELCPVDDGRLPPVLMGDFNAGPEADEIRYLSGHATIEGRSVYFADAWVHAGDGPGYTFDRQNRFAALAHEPPRRIDYIFVRGPDRTFRGEPLSTRLAFAQSEPSPDGELWPSDHFGVVTELAASARPE, encoded by the coding sequence ATCGCCACCCTCAACATCTGGAACAAGTCCGGCCCCTGGCCGCTGCGCCGCGAGCTGATCCGCCGCGACCTCGCCGCGCTCTCACCCGACGTGCTCGGCTTGCAGGAGGTGCTCCGTCTGGCGGGTGACGACGCAGGCGCGGTCGGACCGCAGGCGGACCAGGCGGCGGAGCTGGCTCTGGGCCTGGGTTACGAGATCGCGTTCGCCCCGGCCATGAGCTACGGCGGCGGGCTGCTGTTCGGCAATGCCCTCCTCAGTCGTCACCCGCTGCGCGAACAAGCTCATTTTCCGCTGCCCGAGCGCGACGCGCACGAGGCCCGCGTGCTGCTCTACTCTCTGGTCGAGACGCCCCACGGGCTCTTGCCGGTGTTCGTCACCCACCTGAACTGGAAGCTTCACCACGGCAGCATTCGCCTCGCGCAGGTGCGCTTCATCGTCGACAAGATCTTCGAGCTCTGCCCCGTCGATGACGGCCGCTTGCCGCCGGTGCTGATGGGCGACTTCAACGCCGGCCCCGAGGCAGACGAGATCCGCTATCTGTCGGGACACGCCACGATCGAGGGCCGGAGTGTGTACTTCGCCGACGCCTGGGTCCACGCGGGTGACGGGCCTGGATACACTTTCGATCGCCAGAACCGCTTCGCCGCTCTGGCGCACGAACCGCCGCGTCGCATCGACTACATCTTCGTGCGGGGCCCGGACCGCACGTTCCGCGGCGAGCCGCTGTCGACGCGGCTGGCCTTCGCTCAGAGCGAACCCAGCCCCGACGGCGAGCTGTGGCCCAGCGATCACTTCGGCGTCGTGACGGAGCTCGCGGCCAGCGCGAGGCCAGAATAG